The Sphaeramia orbicularis chromosome 16, fSphaOr1.1, whole genome shotgun sequence genome window below encodes:
- the tstd3 gene encoding thiosulfate sulfurtransferase/rhodanese-like domain-containing protein 3, with translation MALRRCWRFAGVAPRLFWRSPVLSGVSVPGGQSFVSNLVNSQFRCSELPVRRFSSAPSSTDVSYEELKQILAGRKAVVIDVREPWELREFGFIPGSINVPLGNVSTALQLPPEDFEEKYGGGMPRHTDHIVFTCLAGIRSKTALDTATSLGYKGVQHYPGGWQDWVKNEQNN, from the exons ATGGCTCTCCGGAGGTGTTGGAGGTTTGCGGGTGTTGCCCCCCGGCTCTTCTGGAGGAGTCCCGTCCTTTCTGGGGTTTCTGTTCCGGGAGGTCAAAGCTTTGTGTCCAACCTTGTCAACAGTCAGTTCAGAT GTTCAGAGTTGCCGGTTCGTAGGTTTAGTTCAGCGCCTTCGAGCACAGATGTGAGTTATGAGGAGCTGAAGCAGATCCTGGCCGGACGCAAAGCAGTGGTTATAGATGTCAGAGAACCATGGGAGCTCCGGGAGTTCGGATTCATCCCCGGATCCATTAATGTTCCCT TGGGAAATGTGAGCACTGCCCTCCAGCTTCCTCCAGAAGATTTTGAGGAAAAGTACGGCGGCGGAATGCCCCGTCACACGGATCACATAGTTTTCACTTGCCTGGCAGGAATCAGAAGCAAGACAGCACTGGACACAGCCACTTCACTGGGATACAAAGG TGTTCAGCATTACCCTGGCGGATGGCAAGACTGGgtgaaaaacgaacaaaataattgA